A window of Rhipicephalus microplus isolate Deutch F79 chromosome X, USDA_Rmic, whole genome shotgun sequence genomic DNA:
GAACGTTGGCAGACCCAAGACAAACTCGCCTGTTTTCTTACGAAATCCACGAACACTTCAGCTGTTTCGCGCGTTGTTTGTCGTAGTAATAGGCATGCAAGAATGAGAAAATGTGAACTGCTGACCACGGTGCAACAAAATCAGAATACAAATTATTTTTGTTAGTGCTTAATTATTTACTAATAAACACGGTACACAGAAGAAGGTCTGATGTTTGAGGGCTTGCTGTACCAAGCAGCAAGACTAATGCTGCCGCAAGAGACGCATCAGAGGCAGAATATACATCATATTCAATATTACAAATGCATGTCAATTGTTCAATGAGCATAAAAATAACATTTAAAAGTAATGAGTCACATACATGAGGTAAATACACATTGGTGGTACAGAAATGAATATGGGTCATAAAACAATACTGCACAAACACtataaaaataaaacttgaaagcaATGAGTGTTATACGCAAGGTAAATACACATTGGTGGCACAGAAATGAATATTAGTCATAAAAGAATAGTGCACAAACATCATTTCAGGAACTAATAACAAGAACTAAAAATAAACACTGGTAGCATGTGTGGCAGACTCCACTAAACCACGGTGAAGAAGAGCACCATAAGAGAACATTGTTAACAGagtgcgacgaaaaaaaaaagatgtcatgcAAAGTGTCTCGCTAATACAAAGGACCATAGTCTGCCAGCACGCAGCCTTTAACAAACTCCGGCAGTATGAACCAGCAAAAGATATTACACAACCTGATAGGAGCAAAGATTATTGGATCAGTCTATCTAAAAGAAAGGGTTCATTGACATACAAGCTATGGGGTGTGCATATTGAAAATACAGTTTTTATTTTAGTATCCTTGCTCCAAAGCACCAAACATTACCTGCTGGCTTACAAATCGGAACGGTGACTTGTAACATTCACTCATAACTTCAGCCTTTCGGCCTACCCTTCCCCTTGAGACCCAGTGCTCCTTCTGAGGCAGATGGTCCTTATGTAACTGCAGTTTCTTCACTGCAACTCCAGTTGCTGGTGATgcttgtgctctttttttttgctgccaatCCTGAGCACCCTTTTGTTGGCAAGCCTCGTATAGCGATTCCACTGCTTGTGGTAACATTTTCTTCAGCGAGGATTCTCGCCTCATGTAGTGCACCAAACAAGTGTTGTAACACTGTGTCACTGTGAATGTAGTGTAGAGAAGAGAACAGACGAACGGTTTCGGCCCTTATTTTTGATCTGAAGTGGCGCCTACTTTGCTCAGATGTTTTCTGCAAACCAGACTGAAACTCTTCAGTGACCGGATCAGCTAGCACTTCAGGGTCTTCTGTGTCAGCAGATGTGCAGCTTCTGACAGAATGGGCAGTCATGTTAGGCCCTTCCCTGTATTCCACAGGTAGACGTGAAAAGCCCCACCCATCAAcaagcaaaaaaatggcagcaaagtgtttGTATGGCAATTTTGACTTCTTGAAGTCGAAGCATGTACAGCTTGGATTACTGAAGTTAACTTCATGAAAGCCACCACGCTGAGTGACAAAATGAATGCGAAATGTTCCTTGTTCACTGCCGACTTCCACGTCCTCCGACCTGTAATCAGATGCTCTTGTCAGCCGCTCCATAATATGCTTAGCTACAACAGGGGGCCTCCCACGGAGGAAATCGGGCACATCATGATGATAAAGGCGGTATGAAGTTGAAAAACTCAGATTTGCTTGCCAGAACTGCACCTCTTTTTCGGGAAAAAAGCTTTCAACTAAGACTTTCAAAAGCCCTTGCAGGCTACGGCGACCACTGTTTCCAGCCAAGTATGCCTTTAGCtccttgtttttttattgttccgTTGTTTGTGCCAAAAGGGAGCTCCAACCTGtactttttcacccacatttcttttacTGAAAGCCACTTACTACTTAGATAGGCTTGCAGCTTCTCGTTTCCCTTCCATTGTTGTGGCTCCTTCAAAGCTTCAATTGCTTTGGTCAAGTCCCCCTCGTTTGTACTGGCTGCTACTTGCCTCAGCATTTTCTTAATATCGTCAACATCTtgtacttcattttcttttttcgaaaACCACCTGTGCCAAGCCTGCTCTCGGTGAAAGTCACATAGGACTGGCCTACTCTTCGGGAAGGCAACAGAAAGTGCACTGATCTCTGCCTGGCTATAGTCCACCATCAAAAACGTAGGACTTAGGGTTGGATTCCAGGCCTTAAAGATGTTTAGTGCCTCTTCGATGCAGAGAGCTGTTTCAAATTGTACAATGAAAGCACCTGCAACAGCATAGCAACTTGAAGTTTTCACCACAATAAGGAAGAGCGGAAGTGCATAATCCGTTGTTTGTTTTGTATGTAGCATCAAGACATACGACAACATCACTGTACTTAAGTATCAACTCCGTCATGAACTCAGTCTGAATGCAAAGCAGCAGTGTCTGCTCGCATTCCTGTGCCACAGTTTCTAAAGCGTCACAATCAAGTAACTCGGCCTGCGGTTCCTTTTGCCCATCAGTATCATTTTCCAGAGACATGGCATGATAGGCTCGGAAAAAACATCTTGTTCCAGGTGCTTTCTCTTTCATTTGTTCTAGATACACTGCCACATTCTCTTGATCAAGTGAACTAAATCTGTCCTTACGAAGTGCCTTCTGAATATGATTTTTTATGTCTGTCTACGTAGGGTAAAAGTCTCTGCAAGTAGATGGGGGGCACTGCTTGTTTGAGAACAGTACATCTCGGACAAAAAGTTTTAGGCAGCTCTCAACAGTTTATACAGATGTCACACCTTGTTGTACAAGCTCACCAATTTTTTTGGACACTTCTGAATTTATTGGCTGTGCGTAGCCTGTTCAGCGagcatcaatgtcatgattagaGTGGCTTTCCCTGTCAGACATACAGACATAGAAGCGATGCTGGAAGCTGTTTCGTGCTGCCATTTGGTACATGGTTGTGGGATGTTGatctaaaaataaaagaaaagagcaaATGATAAACAGCGTAAAAGAAATTAGGTTGTTCCCAAAATTGGCTTCAAAAATGGGAACCTCTTTCAGTGGTAGAAAATAGAGGTGCATTTGACATATGAAAGCAGAGAAGACATGACAATTGAAGCACGTAGGTATTACAAAGCTGTGTTTTATAACAGTGACATTATACAATACCCTCAATACAATAATACTAAAATGATTTTAAATACACAACCTTTTTTCAGCTTTAGCTGCATTTGCCAGAAATATATGCGCTGCCATGCATCCTTTACCCATGAATACTGCACTTCAATGCTGTAAACACAAAGCAGTTAAATTTTTCAATGGCGCTCGACTGACACTTTCATAGGTAGCATGAAGTGCTAAAACCTTGCAGCATTGATTGCAGTATCAATACATAAAGAGATCCAAGTAAAACACACCAAACAACAGTAACAAGAAAGATTTTGCACATTCACGGACCAATCGAGTGAATTATAAAGTGATGACTGCCCACGAAACCAACAAACCTGTTTGTCAAGAagtattgcaagatgtgtgtgcaACACTCTTAATGCTTCCCCCGTCCTAGTAACATGCGCAAGCAATTGTGCTGCGAAATGTAACTCTTGCACAGACCTAGTGCGTCAAAACAAGTGTAGTTAAAGATAAAACCCACTTCAACGTGCATTCTTGGGATTATAGAGTGATTTTCACGGCATAAAGAATGATTTATAAGATAAGTACTTACATTTACAAACTAAATAACATTTCATGCGGTGATTTCAAAAAGAGTTAACAGTTCAAGCTGTAAAACTTGTAGGTTGAATAATTGTCCACAGAGCATTTTCAAAAATacagggcgtgcaaacacggacacaagaaaaaagtcAGGACACTGCAAACTTATCAATAATATAATGAATACTTACCACTATAATGAATGcttaccaactagctcagctctctGTTTTTCTAAGTTTCATAATTACGTATGCCTCATCGAAACAGGTGTGCATAAAATTTAAAGGTGCTCATACTCGTAGACTTTATTCAGCCATTTTGGCCACAATCAATAAAAGACACATTTCTGCACAGAACGAGGAGCAAAAAGTGTAATTCAGTATTACCTGTGCAATGCACATGCATTATCAAAAACATGTATATCATGGTGCATGTTTCAAGCCACAAGGcgcgttgttgggctagttggttttgatCCATGAAACTGGTGTAACATGCAAccacaaggacaaaaaaaaaagacatacacacacacagcgctgcagaTTCAAACCACAGATTGCTTTTACTAATTTATGTAAACTACTACTACTTTGTGGATGTCTCCAATTTTAACTTCAGTATTCATTAAAGCCAACAAGTAATATATCAGGCTATATGCGTTCGTTTTTCTGTTTACCCTGAATTCCGGATGCAACTCCACTTGTTTCACATCCATTGTTGCAGTGCACCCCTTCTTCTTTGTCCCCTGTAGCTTCACCTTTTTTCGCTGGAAGGTAGCTGCTGACCAGTCGGCATGCTTCTCCTATTGCATGAAATGAGATATGGAACATCAGTATGCAATAAATAATGGCAATCATACATGGTTTAGAAGAAGTAGTTTGTGTTTTGGCATTATAAATTCACTTAGGAGCAGCACTCCACGTCTCCACTTAGGTACAGATGCCACAGTATTTGGCTCACATTTAAATTATCATTATGGCTTAACCCTCCCTTGTCCCCTCCCCATAAAATAAATCCCCAGAGTTTTATAACAAACATAAAAGTGTATACCACAAAAAATGCTAATAGGGCTATACGTTTATTCATTTTAACCTGAATATTACCCTCCTTTAAGTAATTACTGTTTTATCTGGCTTTATTGATGAACAGGTGtattaccgaaaaagaaaaaaactgcattgaTATTTCTTTGCCAAAGACAGATTATTTTCGAAGATGTTCACTTGAACATTATTCGATGCCCCATGTGCTACTCATTTATGGATTTCGTGTCGCTCTGCAACTGCAGCAGTTGTACGAGCTCCGCTGTTACAATTTTACGTGCATTCAGTAATGACAGACAGCACTGGAAGTCCAGCTGTTAGAATACTTCTCACTTGGTTCCAGTATCAGAGAATGTCACATTTTAGGCAAGCGTTCTTTACTAATATCTGGTAATACGTACCTCGATCGCCATGAAAACGTTAATCGGTCGATAAACAGATGAAACTTTTATGTCCTATATAATAACTACATAAAAATAAAATCTGCCAAATAATTAATAAACGTTAACGATGTCGATCAGCGTGGGTTTGCTCTTTTGTTTCCCTACAGTGATGTGGTCGTGAAGGTATGTCACTGTGAATGCGCATCAGCAGGATTTTGTGCGACGTACCAATACTTGCACGCTTCAATGCAAAAAAGATATGAGTGCCTGTGACAAATTAAACTATCCGTATCGGCTCAATCGATGTGTCCGTGCGAATGTTACCTGTCGATTTCTTGAATTCTGCACCTTGTGCAGGTCTCTCCCAAAGAGGCAGCCTCTGTCCGTGGTCTGGACAACCTTAAAAGGGATGTCTTCATTTATGACATGTCCGCGTTGAGTGCTGAACAGCAGCCTGCCTGCACAGATAAAATAAATCTTTACATCatccgtcccaacgtgggaggaGCCCACTGTGCGCTAGTCGCATCTCTCAGGACTCTTAATAAGAAAGTTTgacaatccatccatccatccatcacgcACCATCCTGAGGCGGCACGTACGCGCTACGTATTTGCGATGAACATACCTTTTGGCTTCACGGAGTGCTCAGTCTGGAAGCACACATTGACAGCGGCGAGTTTTCTTAAGCTCTTCGTATGCCTCTCTGCAGTCAGCATAGCCGGTCCACGTGTTTCCACACTTCTTCAAGTCCCGTAGGTGCCTCCTTAATACA
This region includes:
- the LOC142776753 gene encoding uncharacterized protein LOC142776753, yielding MLTAERHTKSLRKLAAVNVCFQTEHSVKPKGRLLFSTQRGHVINEDIPFKVVQTTDRGCLFGRDLHKVQNSRNRQEKHADWSAATFQRKKVKLQGTKKKGCTATMDVKQVELHPEFRINIPQPCTKWQHETASSIASMSVCLTGKATLIMTLMLAEQATHSQ